The Desulfobotulus mexicanus genome includes a region encoding these proteins:
- a CDS encoding response regulator: MEKRILVVDDAPSIRMLVRFSLTKAGYLVDEACDGREAFIRLEEQPFPDLVVTDLHMPVMNGLELIKRVRSHGKCRFIPIIIFTNPQEPEKRREARHAGASAWIEKPFKPEALQKIIRRFIGVPGV, encoded by the coding sequence ATGGAAAAAAGGATACTCGTTGTGGATGATGCCCCCAGCATAAGGATGCTGGTACGTTTTTCCCTGACAAAGGCCGGATATCTTGTGGATGAGGCCTGTGATGGCAGGGAAGCCTTTATCCGGCTGGAAGAGCAGCCCTTTCCTGATCTGGTGGTAACGGATCTTCATATGCCCGTAATGAACGGTCTTGAACTCATTAAACGGGTTCGTTCCCATGGGAAATGCCGGTTTATACCTATTATTATATTCACAAATCCCCAGGAGCCGGAAAAACGGAGGGAGGCCCGTCATGCAGGAGCCTCTGCCTGGATAGAAAAACCTTTCAAGCCGGAAGCTCTTCAAAAGATAATCCGTCGTTTTATCGGTGTTCCGGGAGTCTGA
- a CDS encoding chemotaxis protein CheA: MMDVDADLRKELDAVFRSEAADLFLQIEAAVLDLESGTGGGDAVHRLFRAVHTLKGSGAMFGLIPLAELAHELENLIERVRELEIQPDRRLISLVLRVTDRLRVLAESQGKDEGDDTPLLKDMAGALAGLEKGADASGLRKVSVFFRPFTDIFKSGMDPAMVLEELRELGRLEVRIKGEDVPDLKSLNPEKCCLAFDMVLETSAKDEDIEEVFLFVSEDSDIRIRLFGSEDFECTGEKDPLTEEPVPEKINYQEDSLQAVIIQENNADEKEKSPSSPAVNGAVSSGKSAEHQQPESEDIRIAAPRLDTLMNLVGELVMQQARLKELGGMLKIPELEESLEGLDLITLNLKDCVLNLRMTPIAATFNRFRRLVRDLCQELGKEVSFEVAGGETELDKALIDGLGEPLVHLVRNALDHGIELPEERLKKGKSATGTLRLAAAAAEGRVEICIFDDGRGIDRDAVLERAIKRKLVREDEQLSPSEIDALIFHPGLSTSTAVGKVSGRGVGMDVVRRQIESLAGRITIDSQAGKGTKIVLSLPLTLAIVECLMVHVGDGLFALPITQVETCMDFMDHNLKKEGEHSWLLFRNRPLSYVFLRDFFRIRSLQNQESHVVVVRSESGFFGLVVDALAGTQQVVIKSMGAWYDRQDGIAGATVMGDGDIAFILDVQGIWRNACEETSRKNTAKTGGTSLKHAEGKG; this comes from the coding sequence ATGATGGATGTGGATGCAGACCTTAGAAAGGAACTGGATGCGGTTTTCCGCAGTGAGGCTGCCGATCTCTTTCTGCAGATAGAGGCGGCTGTGCTGGATCTGGAATCCGGCACAGGGGGAGGCGATGCCGTACACCGCCTCTTTCGTGCCGTACATACCCTGAAGGGCTCCGGTGCCATGTTTGGTCTTATTCCCCTTGCGGAGCTGGCCCATGAGCTGGAAAATCTGATTGAAAGGGTCCGGGAGCTGGAAATCCAGCCGGATCGCAGGCTGATTTCTCTGGTTTTAAGGGTGACGGACCGTTTGCGGGTCCTTGCTGAATCCCAAGGGAAAGATGAAGGGGATGATACCCCCTTGCTGAAGGATATGGCCGGGGCCCTTGCGGGTCTGGAAAAAGGCGCAGATGCTTCCGGTCTTCGTAAGGTTTCTGTTTTTTTCAGGCCTTTTACGGACATATTCAAGTCGGGCATGGATCCTGCCATGGTGCTGGAAGAGCTGCGGGAGCTGGGGAGGCTTGAGGTCAGAATCAAAGGGGAGGATGTGCCGGATCTGAAGTCCCTGAATCCGGAAAAATGCTGTCTTGCCTTTGATATGGTGCTGGAGACTTCTGCAAAGGATGAAGATATAGAAGAAGTATTTCTTTTTGTATCCGAAGACAGCGATATCCGTATCAGGCTTTTTGGAAGTGAGGATTTTGAATGCACCGGTGAGAAAGATCCCTTAACTGAAGAGCCTGTACCGGAAAAAATAAATTATCAGGAGGATTCTTTACAGGCGGTTATAATTCAGGAGAATAACGCTGATGAAAAGGAAAAAAGCCCTTCATCTCCTGCAGTCAATGGGGCGGTATCTTCCGGGAAATCCGCAGAGCATCAACAGCCTGAAAGTGAAGATATCCGCATTGCAGCACCCAGGCTGGATACTCTCATGAACCTTGTGGGAGAGCTGGTCATGCAGCAGGCCCGTTTGAAAGAGCTGGGAGGTATGCTGAAAATTCCGGAACTGGAGGAATCCCTGGAGGGGCTGGACCTCATTACCCTGAACCTGAAAGACTGTGTGCTGAATCTAAGGATGACACCCATTGCCGCCACCTTCAACCGCTTCAGAAGGCTGGTTCGGGATCTTTGTCAGGAGCTTGGCAAGGAAGTATCCTTTGAGGTGGCTGGCGGTGAGACGGAGCTGGATAAGGCTCTGATTGACGGACTGGGAGAACCCCTTGTGCATCTGGTTCGCAATGCACTGGACCATGGTATTGAACTGCCCGAAGAACGTTTGAAAAAAGGAAAATCTGCAACAGGAACTCTGCGTCTTGCTGCTGCTGCCGCAGAGGGGAGGGTTGAGATCTGTATTTTTGATGATGGTCGGGGAATTGACCGGGATGCCGTTCTGGAAAGGGCCATAAAAAGAAAGCTTGTGCGGGAAGACGAGCAGCTTTCCCCCTCTGAGATTGATGCCCTTATTTTTCATCCGGGACTTTCCACATCAACTGCCGTGGGCAAGGTTTCCGGCCGTGGCGTGGGGATGGATGTGGTACGGCGTCAGATTGAATCCCTTGCAGGACGGATTACCATAGACAGTCAGGCTGGAAAAGGGACAAAAATCGTCTTGTCTTTGCCCTTAACCCTTGCCATTGTGGAATGTCTCATGGTTCATGTGGGAGACGGGCTTTTTGCTCTGCCCATTACCCAGGTGGAAACCTGTATGGATTTTATGGATCACAATCTGAAAAAAGAAGGGGAACATTCCTGGCTTCTTTTTCGTAACCGCCCATTATCCTATGTTTTCCTTCGGGATTTTTTCCGTATACGCTCTTTGCAGAATCAGGAGAGTCACGTGGTGGTGGTTCGGTCGGAGTCGGGTTTTTTCGGACTTGTGGTGGATGCCCTTGCGGGTACTCAGCAGGTTGTCATTAAATCCATGGGAGCCTGGTATGACAGGCAGGATGGAATTGCCGGTGCCACTGTTATGGGAGATGGTGACATTGCATTCATTCTGGATGTTCAGGGTATCTGGCGAAATGCCTGTGAAGAAACATCCCGGAAAAATACGGCGAAAACAGGTGGCACATCCCTGAAACATGCAGAGGGGAAAGGATAG
- a CDS encoding exo-beta-N-acetylmuramidase NamZ family protein, protein MTQTGLENLLNHPPAFLKNKRLGLLANPASIGPDYTHAKDMIHRRFPGQLAALFSPQHGFFAEKQDNMVESDHIHDKALGIPVFSLYGETRIPTKEMLALIDVLIVDIQDVGTRVYTFIHTLALCMEAARDADVSILVLDRPNPVSGIKVEGNVLEPEYASFVGLYPIPMRHGLTIGEYALMINKRFDIGASLAVVPMKGWQREMFFKDTGLPWVLPSPNMPTPETALLYPGQVIWEGTNLSEGRGTTKPFEFFGAPWLDTDAIIRKIPEDALGGSVLRPVIFEPTSGKQTGKPCMGFQIHVTSPEKHNSYYQSLCLLKAVMERHPSHFSFKNPPYEYEDKMLPMDMILGSRRLREAISVGESIAELRNNWLEGKRDYCRQAEEFLLYGPKTSFGS, encoded by the coding sequence ATGACACAGACAGGACTCGAAAATCTTCTGAACCATCCCCCTGCTTTTCTTAAAAATAAAAGACTAGGCCTTCTTGCAAACCCGGCTTCCATCGGGCCGGATTATACCCATGCAAAGGATATGATCCACCGGCGTTTTCCCGGCCAGCTCGCCGCCCTTTTTTCCCCGCAGCATGGTTTTTTTGCGGAAAAACAGGATAATATGGTTGAGTCGGATCACATCCATGACAAGGCACTGGGCATTCCTGTTTTCAGTCTTTACGGAGAAACCCGCATACCCACAAAGGAAATGCTGGCACTTATTGACGTGCTGATTGTGGATATTCAGGACGTGGGTACAAGGGTATATACTTTCATCCACACCCTTGCCCTGTGCATGGAAGCCGCACGGGATGCGGATGTTTCCATACTGGTTCTGGACCGGCCCAATCCCGTATCCGGCATAAAGGTGGAAGGCAATGTCCTTGAGCCGGAATACGCCTCCTTTGTGGGGCTTTATCCCATTCCCATGCGTCATGGACTTACCATCGGTGAATATGCCCTGATGATCAATAAAAGATTTGATATTGGTGCCAGCCTGGCTGTGGTTCCCATGAAAGGATGGCAGCGGGAGATGTTTTTTAAAGACACCGGACTCCCCTGGGTACTGCCCTCACCCAATATGCCCACACCGGAAACTGCCCTCTTATATCCCGGACAGGTTATCTGGGAAGGAACTAATCTCTCCGAAGGCCGTGGCACAACAAAGCCCTTTGAATTTTTCGGTGCGCCCTGGCTGGATACGGATGCCATTATAAGAAAAATTCCCGAAGATGCCCTTGGGGGAAGTGTTCTGAGGCCTGTCATCTTTGAGCCTACATCGGGTAAGCAGACAGGAAAACCCTGCATGGGATTTCAGATCCATGTGACCTCGCCCGAAAAACACAACTCCTACTACCAAAGCCTATGCCTTCTGAAGGCAGTTATGGAGAGGCATCCGAGTCATTTTTCCTTTAAAAACCCTCCCTATGAATACGAAGACAAGATGCTTCCCATGGATATGATACTTGGAAGCAGACGGCTCAGGGAGGCCATCAGTGTCGGTGAAAGTATCGCAGAACTCCGAAATAACTGGCTGGAAGGGAAAAGAGATTATTGCAGGCAGGCAGAAGAGTTTCTGCTGTATGGACCCAAAACATCCTTTGGCTCCTGA
- a CDS encoding STAS domain-containing protein: protein MEKAPETFVLDGPLTIYEVEDLKQRMLAVMEKAPCLVLDCSAATRCDTAFLQLLFSFYRTCVDKGIQLSLIPGEYLLDAAFRIGMDLSPMIRK, encoded by the coding sequence ATGGAAAAAGCACCGGAAACCTTTGTTCTGGATGGTCCCTTAACCATCTATGAGGTTGAGGATCTGAAACAACGCATGCTGGCAGTGATGGAAAAAGCTCCCTGCCTGGTATTGGACTGTAGTGCTGCCACCCGTTGTGATACGGCATTTCTTCAGCTGCTTTTTTCATTTTACCGGACCTGTGTGGATAAGGGGATTCAGCTTTCTCTGATTCCAGGAGAATATCTGCTGGATGCAGCTTTTCGAATTGGTATGGATCTTTCCCCCATGATCCGGAAATGA
- a CDS encoding response regulator yields the protein MNPCIFFVDDEPRILQSLRRLFRNEAYEIHTFENPLEALEAVMNIKPSVVVSDQRMPQMTGLELLGKVRDLAPETVRIMLTAYADVDVALGGLNSWTVNVFLKKPWDDAELLMEIRNAIKYHKHLVGGGSEPGQGV from the coding sequence ATGAATCCTTGTATATTTTTTGTAGATGATGAACCCCGCATTCTTCAGAGTCTCCGCCGTCTTTTCCGAAATGAGGCCTATGAGATCCATACCTTTGAAAATCCTCTGGAAGCCCTTGAAGCTGTTATGAATATTAAGCCCTCGGTTGTGGTGTCGGATCAGCGCATGCCCCAGATGACCGGCCTTGAATTGTTGGGAAAAGTAAGGGATCTGGCCCCTGAGACCGTTCGTATCATGTTGACGGCCTATGCCGATGTGGATGTGGCTTTGGGTGGCCTGAACTCATGGACCGTAAATGTTTTTCTAAAAAAACCATGGGATGATGCGGAACTGCTGATGGAAATACGCAATGCCATTAAATACCACAAACATCTTGTGGGAGGTGGATCTGAACCCGGACAGGGCGTGTAG